The Candidatus Nezhaarchaeota archaeon DNA window ATCTGGTGTCAGCTTTCATCAATCAACAATACCTGCCTTCGTCATTGCCCCGCTAACACTAAAAACGAGGAAGCTTATTTGTTTACCGCAAAGAGGTTGGAAGCATGAGCAAGAGCTTCGCTGAAGCGATAGAACGTGCTGCATATCAAAATCAAAGCAGATTGGTATTAGCGCTCGACGTGAAGGGTCCTAACGCCATTGAAAGAGCTAATAGGATACTTGAGGAAACTTCAAGCTATATATGTTGCGTTAAGGTGAACAAGCACTTAATACTGCCAGCAGGTCTCGAAGGCTTGAAAGAGATAGTTAAGAGAGCACATTCTCTTGGTCTACCAGCGATAGCTGACTGTAAAGTATGCGATATTGGATCGACTAACTTAGTAGAGGTCTCGTACTACTTCGATATCGGATTTGACGCCATAACAGCAATGCCATTTCCTGGCTGGATCGATGGCTTAAGAGACGTCTTTCACCTAGCTAAGGAGGGGGGCAAAGGCGTTTTAATGATAGTCTTGATGAGCCATAAGGGGGCTTCGGAATTCTTTGAGACAATAGTCTTCGATGAAGAGTATGGAGTTTTTGATAAGCTTTATAGGGTCTTCGCTAGAAGAGCTGTGAAATGGAATGCTGACGGAGTAATCGTTGGCGCTACTAGACCCGATGCAATAAGGCAGGTCAAGAATATAGTGGAGGACAAGCCCATTTTCTCACCAGGCGTTGTGGTTCAGGGTGGAGCGGTAGAAGAGGCTCTTAAGGCAGGCGCTTCCTACGTGATTGTTGGCAGAGTTATATGCGAGAGCGCTAACCCCGCGGATAAAGCAAGAGAGCTGCGAGACATTACTAGACAATTTTCACAATAGGCTAAAGCTATGCTCGTTCTACTCATGACATAGGGTACCATCATTCCCTGATGCTGTCTGGGCCTACCTTCAATCGCTACAATTAATCTGCCTATTACGCCCTTTAACTCCTCTCTCTTCTACGACTGAGGGCCTTCAATCTCAAGAAGCCATAAGTCAATGAAACTTCTGAGCTTCTTCGTTTAAAGAGCTTTTCTAGCAAACGTTATGTAGCCAGTGTGACCAATCATTAATGTTTCAGGCCTAACTGCCCCCTCTTCAACCTTTACCTCTCTAAGGAGAAGCTCGTAGACCTTAATGTCAATGAAGCCATGCTTCTTTAGCTCTAAGACCGTCTTCTCCACTTGGTTTACCGTCGGACTAAAACTTACGAAGTGACCTGCCCCCTTAAGGGCCTTGCGTGCATGTGGTACAACTAGCCATGGAGTAGCCATGTCGAGGACCACCGCATCAACGTCCTCCTCGTCTATCCCTTGCGTAATGTCCTTCGCCTTCAATACTACATAGTCGAGTAGACCTGCACGTTCTAAGTTCTTTCTTGCTACTTCTTGGAATCGTGGGTCTATATCGTAACTGTACACAACTCCAGGTCTTACAAAGAAGGCTAAGGCACACGTTAAGGCACCACTTCCAGTCCCAGCCTCAACAACCCTCATCCCAGGTCTCAATCCTAACTTAAAGATCATCAAGGCCATGTCCTTTGGATATATTATCTGAGTTCTCCTTGCGACCTTTAAAACGTAATCCCAAGGTGTTGGTTGTAGAGCTACGAAGTCAACTCCTATATTTGATTTCACTCGAGAGCCATATCGTAGACCTATCAGCGAATCCATCACAACATATCCCTTATGAGTATGAAGAACTCGCCCTCTCTCGACTTTAGTCAAGTACTTACGTCTCCCATTGAGGTACAACAATACGTAAGAGCCTTCACTTATTACATCTTCCTGAATACTTAAGGCCATAGAAGACCCTTATACTACACCTAGTTTTTCCTCAATTCTTCGAAGCCTCGACTTTAACTCTTCTAGGTCTCTCTTTATTGAGACTAACAATGGTATTAAGTCGTTTATTATTATCGACTCTGGAGGTGATGGTAAAGTTCGCTCCCTCAAAGCCAGCAATTCACTTAACTTTCTATTCTCCACCAACGCCACCAATAGTTCTATTAGGAGGGCCTAAACAAAAAGTGTGTGGAATAACAAGAGGGCTTGAGAACTTGTCCTTGAAGCGTGAGGTTGCAAAGTACTTAATCGCAGTATTAGTGGTGGTTGTACTCTTTGAGGCACTGAAAGTAGCTTCAGGCACCGACGTACCCTTAGCGATAGTAGAAGGAAACAGCATGATCCCCGTGCTTCATAGTGGAGATGTAGTGTTACTCGCTGGCGTTAAACCATCAGATCTTAAAGTAGGCGATATCATCGTTTACAAGTATGGTGGCAAATTCATAATTCACAAGATAGTACACATAGAGGTAAAGGACGGCAAGTACTTCTTCATAACACAGGGAGAGAACAACAGAGCACCGGATCCATACCCCGTATCTGAAGACCAGGTAGTGGGACGTGTTGTCTGCGTGTTAATTCCAAGAGCTGGAATTGTCTTGCAAGAACCATTTAGGTACATGATCATTGGCCTA harbors:
- a CDS encoding orotidine 5'-phosphate decarboxylase → MSKSFAEAIERAAYQNQSRLVLALDVKGPNAIERANRILEETSSYICCVKVNKHLILPAGLEGLKEIVKRAHSLGLPAIADCKVCDIGSTNLVEVSYYFDIGFDAITAMPFPGWIDGLRDVFHLAKEGGKGVLMIVLMSHKGASEFFETIVFDEEYGVFDKLYRVFARRAVKWNADGVIVGATRPDAIRQVKNIVEDKPIFSPGVVVQGGAVEEALKAGASYVIVGRVICESANPADKARELRDITRQFSQ
- a CDS encoding tRNA (adenine-N1)-methyltransferase — translated: MALSIQEDVISEGSYVLLYLNGRRKYLTKVERGRVLHTHKGYVVMDSLIGLRYGSRVKSNIGVDFVALQPTPWDYVLKVARRTQIIYPKDMALMIFKLGLRPGMRVVEAGTGSGALTCALAFFVRPGVVYSYDIDPRFQEVARKNLERAGLLDYVVLKAKDITQGIDEEDVDAVVLDMATPWLVVPHARKALKGAGHFVSFSPTVNQVEKTVLELKKHGFIDIKVYELLLREVKVEEGAVRPETLMIGHTGYITFARKAL
- a CDS encoding signal peptidase I translates to MVKFAPSKPAIHLTFYSPPTPPIVLLGGPKQKVCGITRGLENLSLKREVAKYLIAVLVVVVLFEALKVASGTDVPLAIVEGNSMIPVLHSGDVVLLAGVKPSDLKVGDIIVYKYGGKFIIHKIVHIEVKDGKYFFITQGENNRAPDPYPVSEDQVVGRVVCVLIPRAGIVLQEPFRYMIIGLLLLIFIALIIKPSKRRVEDHAKVGEGLSG